The genomic segment GAAATAGATGCGAATATTGCACAAGTTCAAAAACAGCTCAATCTTATTAAAGAGCGTAGTAACATGAGGGTGGCCTGGATTGTTGGTAAACTTTCTACTTACCAACGCCGAAAATGTATAGAGGCACACATTAACTACGTAATTCCAGGTAGTCAAATATACCTTCCTGAACTTTACATAAATATAAGCGACAAAGCGCCGAAAGTTATTACGCAGAGAGAAATGCTATTGCCTTCCTCTCAATTATTGATATTGTATCATCTTCAAAAAGAAAATATTGGCGAGATGTCGTTTACGGAAATAGCACGAAAACTGGGCTATTCTAAAAAGACAATCAGCAAAATAGCAGATGATTTGCTTTCAAAAGACATTTGTGAAGTGTTCGGTTCCAAAGAGAAGTATTTCAATTTCAAGTATTCGGGTTTGGAATTGTGGCAGCAAACGGAACCGGTGATGCAAACCCCGATTCTAAAGCAACTCTATTTAACTCAAGAAGTGGATATTGAACTTCCCAAAAGTGAAGATGAGGCATTGGCGCATCATACGTTCTTATCTGAAACGGGGCATCGTTGCTATGCCATAGGAAAGTCTGAATTTGAAAAACAGGACAAGGATGGCTATTGGCGGCACTCAGATTTAACGGAAGGAGACTGCCTGCTGCAAGTGTGGAAATATGACCCCAAAGTACTAAGTGGGGATGGATATATAGATGCCCTTTCTTTGTACCTCTGTTTTAGGGATAGTGAAGACGAAAGGGTGGCTGCTGAAATAGATAAATTAATAAAGGAAAGAATATGGTAAAAGGGTTGGAACGCTTCAGAGACTACTTCAGGGATTATAGCCGGAATTATGTAATTATAGGCGGTACAGCTTGTAACCAATTACTGGATGCAGCGGATGTTCGTCCGCGCGCTACAAAGGATATTGATGTGATTCTTATTGTTGAAGCACTTACCGATGACTTTGTAAAGAGGTTTTGGGAGTTTGTAAAAGCCGGACAATATGAATTGTGGCAAACGGCAGTTGGGGCTACTCGATTTTACCGTTTTATAAAACCCGCCGATAAAGAATTTCCTGCGCAGATAGAATTATTCTCACGTGTGCCGGATATGATAACTCTGCCTGCTGATGCGCATCTTAGCCCTATACCGGTGGGTGAAGAATTATCAAGCTTCTCGGCAATTCTTTTGGATGACATCTATTACAAATATGCAACAGAACACGGAATTATCCTCAATGATTTGAATTTTCTGGACCGAGATGCCCTGGTACTGCTCAAAGTAAAAGCTTATCTCAATAATATAAAGAGACGGGAACAAGGCGAAGAAGTCCGTTCGGAAGATATTTATAAACACAAGAAAGATATTTATCGCATAGTGGTTACTTTCCAAACCGGAGAGCGCTTTGATATTACGGAAGAATTGAAAATAGATTTAAGGGAGTTTATCGCTCGTTCTCGTAAAGAAGTGCTGGATACAAAGAATTTATCACGGGAATTAGGTGTTGGGGAATTATCTAATGAGGAGTTCCTGAATATTCTTGAAGATCTATTTATGTTATAAAAAGAATCCACTGTTAAACGGTTACATCTACTCTTTGATAAAACCGCATCCGCATAATTTGCCCGCCTTTATGTCGCAATATTGAATTTATATATTTACCTTTGCACCGCAAATGGAGTGTGTATATTCATTTTTAATACACTCCTCTTTTGCCTTGAGATTAATTTAGTGGCATCGCAATCCTTGGTTTATATAATAGAATAAGGTGAGAACTTGCGGTCGTGTGCTTGAATACCACGTAAAAAACAAGATTTATGAATAGTAAAGTATCCGTTCCTTTCATGCTGCTTGGCATTCTCTTTAATGTATGCCTCATCGCAGCTAATCTTCTCGAAACAAAAGTGATTCAGGTTTTCGGCATTACCGTTACTGCCGGACTGATTGTGTTTCCCATTTCATACATCATCAACGACTGCATAGCCGAGGTGTGGGGCTTCAAGAAAGCCCGTCTCATCATTTGGAGCGGGTTTGCGATGAATTTTTTCGTTGTGGCTCTGGGGCAAATAGCCGTGGCGCTGCCTGCCGCTCCGTTTTGGCAGGGCGCAGCAGGGTTTAACTTCGTTTTCGGCATGGCACCGCGCATTGTGGTGGCCAGTCTGGCGGCCTTTCTGGTAGGTTCTTTTCTGAATGCTTACGTAATGAGCAAGATGAAAGTAGCCAGTGGCGGAAAGAATTTCTCTGCCCGTGCCATTTGGTCTACCGTGGTGGGCGAAACGGCCGATTCGCTTATCTTCTTTCCCATCGCCTTCGGGGGCATCATTCCCTGGAGGGAGCTGATCATTATGATTGGCATACAGATTGTTCTCAAATCTCTCTACGAAGTGATTGTTCTCCCTATTACCATACGTGTGGTAAAAGCCATCAAGAGAATAGACGGTAGTGATGTTTACGATGAACACATCTCGTATAATGTACTCAGGATAAAGGATGTTTAATGTTTATTGAGTTATGCAAAGTGATAATCAGTTAGATATGACCGACGAAACCGGTCGAAAAAGTGCTTGTTCCAAACTGCATGCCCGGATGAGTGATGCGGCAGTGGTTTTGTTTAGCGGCGGACAGGATTCTACTACGTGCCTGTTTTGGGCAAAGGAGCATTTTAAAACAGTGTATGCACTTAGTTTTGTGTACGGACAAAAGCATGTGCATGAGGTAGATTTGGCACGTGGCATTGCCGAAAGGGCAGGAGTGAAGTTTGAGGTGATGGATGCCACTTTTATCAGTCGCCTGGGGCGCAATTCCCTGACGGACACCACCCTGACGATGGATCAGGAGAAGCCGGCGGACTCT from the uncultured Bacteroides sp. genome contains:
- a CDS encoding queuosine precursor transporter; this translates as MNSKVSVPFMLLGILFNVCLIAANLLETKVIQVFGITVTAGLIVFPISYIINDCIAEVWGFKKARLIIWSGFAMNFFVVALGQIAVALPAAPFWQGAAGFNFVFGMAPRIVVASLAAFLVGSFLNAYVMSKMKVASGGKNFSARAIWSTVVGETADSLIFFPIAFGGIIPWRELIIMIGIQIVLKSLYEVIVLPITIRVVKAIKRIDGSDVYDEHISYNVLRIKDV
- a CDS encoding helix-turn-helix domain-containing protein, producing MNDTVEQYLKDTFGTKVKRREIDDAILSSLPIFITHGYLFRFFEIDGISVLFVERKSEIDANIAQVQKQLNLIKERSNMRVAWIVGKLSTYQRRKCIEAHINYVIPGSQIYLPELYINISDKAPKVITQREMLLPSSQLLILYHLQKENIGEMSFTEIARKLGYSKKTISKIADDLLSKDICEVFGSKEKYFNFKYSGLELWQQTEPVMQTPILKQLYLTQEVDIELPKSEDEALAHHTFLSETGHRCYAIGKSEFEKQDKDGYWRHSDLTEGDCLLQVWKYDPKVLSGDGYIDALSLYLCFRDSEDERVAAEIDKLIKERIW